Proteins found in one Triticum aestivum cultivar Chinese Spring chromosome 4D, IWGSC CS RefSeq v2.1, whole genome shotgun sequence genomic segment:
- the LOC123098284 gene encoding probable leucine-rich repeat receptor-like protein kinase At2g33170: protein MAAASFARLLPPLLSLLLLAGAARGKTVKRDVKALNEIKASLGWRVVYSWVGDDPCGHGDLPPWSGVTCTQQGDYRVVTELEVYAVSIVGPFPTAVTNLLDLKKLDLHNNKLTGPIPPQIGRLRHLKILNLRWNKLQDVLPPEIGDLKKLTHLYLSFNNFKGEIPVELANLPELRYLYLHENRFTGRILPELGTLKNLRHLDVGGNHLIGTLREVFSIENGFPSLRNLYINNNQLAGVVPDQIANLTNLEILHLSNNRLIGSISPKLVQIPRLTYLYLDSNNFIGRIPEGLYKHPFLKELYIEGNQFRPGSRSKGMHKVLELPEADLTV from the exons ATGGCCGCGGCGTCGTTCGCCCGCCTCTTgccgcccctcctctccctcctcctcctcgccggcgccgcgcGGGGCAAGACGGTGAAGAGAGACG TGAAAGCGTTGAATGAGATCAAGGCTTCACTAGGATGGAGAGTTGTCTACTCATGGGTCGGCGATGACCCTTGTGGGCATGGTGACCTTCCCCCCTGGTCCGGTGTGACATGTACTCAGCAAGGGGATTACAGAGTTGTCACCGAACT GGAAGTCTATGCTGTATCAATAGTTGGTCCATTCCCTACAGCGGTAACAAACCTGCTGGATTTAAAAAAACT GGATCTCCACAATAATAAGTTGACGGGGCCAATTCCTCCACAGATCGGACGGCTGAGACACCTCAAGATATT GAACCTGAGGTGGAATAAGCTTCAAGATGTGCTCCCGCCCGAAATTGGTGACCTAAAGAAACTTACACACTT GTATTTGAGCTTCAATAACTTCAAAGGTGAAATCCCTGTGGAGCTTGCAAACCTACCAGAACTACGCTATCTTTATCTTCATGAGAACCGCTTTACTGGGCGAATCCTCCCTGAGCTTGGGACTCTCAAAAATCTTCGTCACCT TGATGTTGGTGGCAACCACTTGATAGGCACTCTGAGGGAAGTCTTCAGCATTGAGAATGGTTTCCCCTCCTTGAGAAACCT ATACATTAACAATAATCAATTGGCTGGAGTGGTGCCAGATCAGATTGCGAATTTGACCAACCTTGAGATCTT GCACTTGTCCAATAATAGGCTGATTGGATCGATATCGCCAAAGCTAGTTCAGATCCCAAGATTGACATATTT GTATTTGGACAGTAACAACTTCATTGGAAGGATTCCTGAAGGGTTATACAAGCATCCATTTCTGAAGGAGCT GTACATTGAGGGGAACCAGTTTAGGCCAGGAAGCAGATCAAAAGGAATGCACAAGGTGCTCGAGTTACCCGAGGCCGACCTCACGGTCTAA
- the LOC123100161 gene encoding uncharacterized protein isoform X1 produces MVGGARRGARARRLRPAHQVAAPPQPPPPVATLPKIDASLPEALVEMRRVVRERFPNRSKWPDIFMENLRHATFEERAHFAGDDGGMDYEFIFWVIQEAESSDPRQAARWARFKTAHRQGPPSALRRCCRSPASLQKRFRRGSSSPGSLEASAIRRMGLAGCPRPANKAQEDQGIHLGTPPWSGDRGEKPRTKGRKWRSVKCILAKLSCFLHQWKVLCDDGQANLLQRCILLLDKRRGELLWIAWR; encoded by the exons ATGGTGGGAGGGGCGCGACGCGGGGCGAGGGCGCGGCGACTGCGACCGGCGCATCAGGTGGCGGCGCcgccccagcctccgccaccggtGGCGACGCTCCCGAAGATCGATGCGTCGTTGCCGGAAGCGCTGGTGGAGATGCGTCGGGTGGTGAGGGAGAGATTCCCGAACCGCTCCAAGTGGCCCGACATCTTCATGGAGAACCTTCGGCATGCGACGTTCGAGGAGCGCGCTCACTTTGCGGGCGACGACGGCGGGATGGACTACGAGTTCATCTTCTGGGTGATTCAGGAGGCGGAATCATCAGACCCGAGGCAGGCGGCGAGATGGGCGCGTTTCAAGACAGCTCACCGTCAAGGCCCACCATCCGCCCTCCGTCGGTGCTGCAGATCTCCCGCATCCCTCCAGAAGCGCTTCCGCCGGGGGTCGTCCTCCCCAGGGTCCCTTGAAGCTTCCGCAATCCGGCGCATGGGCCTTGCAGGATGCCCCCGCCCTGCAAACAAGGCGCAGGAGGACCAGGGGATCCACCTTGGAACCCCACCATGGTCGGGTGATCGCGGGGAGAAACCCCGTACAAAG GGGCGCAAGTGGAGGAGTGTGAAATGCATTCTTGCAAAACTAAGCTGCTTTTTACACCAATGGAAAGTTCTCTGCGACGATGGGCAAGCAAATCTTCTGCAACGATGCATCCTCCTGCTGGACAAACGACGTGGGGAACTCCTCTGGATTGCTTGGAGGTGA
- the LOC123100161 gene encoding uncharacterized protein isoform X2 has protein sequence MKAGGDETEPTSRFEKSNALSVHLDYCSKQLSKFEMEEFDVEEENINMEMECLPEDLTLAMNSVKRSLLESLERADSVVKKKLNIKNSPTWGPVLAGKPMTRKHGDVKIMDKAAAYMMKKNLEMPATFKGAQVEECEMHSCKTKLLFTPMESSLRRWASKSSATMHPPAGQTTWGTPLDCLEVRLEGTN, from the exons ATGAAGGCTGGTGGAGATGAAACTGAGCCAACTTCAAGGTTTGAAAAGTCCAATGCTCTGTCAGTCCATTTGGACTACTGTTCGAAACAACTTAGTAAGTTTGAGATGGAGGAATTTGATGTGGAAGAGGAAAACATCAATATGGAAATGGAATGCTTACCAGAAGATCTAACATTAGCAATGAATTCAGTGAAAAGATCCTTGTTAGAATCACTAGAGAGGGCGGACTCGGTGGTCAAGAAGAAACTCAATATCAAGAACTCACCTACTTGGGGCCCAGTGTTGGCTGGCAAACCTATGACCAGAAAGCATGGAGATGTAAAGATCATGGACAAGGCCGCGGCATACATGATGAAGAAGAACTTGGAAATGCCGGCCACGTTTAAAG GGGCGCAAGTGGAGGAGTGTGAAATGCATTCTTGCAAAACTAAGCTGCTTTTTACACCAATGGAAAGTTCTCTGCGACGATGGGCAAGCAAATCTTCTGCAACGATGCATCCTCCTGCTGGACAAACGACGTGGGGAACTCCTCTGGATTGCTTGGAGGTGAGGCTGGAGGGGACCAACTGA
- the LOC123098285 gene encoding UDP-glucose flavonoid 3-O-glucosyltransferase 7-like, with protein MRQSAASPAGDAPPRMYFIPFPTPGHALPMSDLARLFASRGADATLVLTHNNAARLGGPVARAAAAGLRIRVHALPLPAEAAGLTGGHESADDLPTREDAGLFAVAVDLLAPLFADLLRRHPANAVVFDGVLPWAATAAAELGIPRYAFTGTGCFALSVQRSLLLHTPQERVASPTEPFLVPGLPDAVRLTRSRLAEATLPGADSREFLNRMFDIERATAGWVVNSFADLEARYMEHYEKDTGKPVFAVGPVCLVNSDGDDVRERGRGGDTGAAAEAARILSWLDTKPARSVVYVCFGSLTRFPREQVTELGMGLADSGANFVWVVGDKNDPPLPDVDAAAGGRGLVVRGWAPQVAVLRHAAVGAFVTHCGWGAVTEAAAAGVPVVTWPVFAEQFYNEALVVGIAGTGVGAGAERGYVWGGEELGGVVVGREKVAERVRAAMADEGLRRKAGEVGESARRAVEVGGSSYVAVGALLNDVRRRRRHGG; from the coding sequence ATGCGGCAGTCGGCGGCATCACCGGCGGGCGACGCGCCGCCGCGCATGTACTTCATCCCGTTCCCGACGCCTGGCCACGCGCTGCCGATGTCCGACCTGGCCCGCCTCTTCGCGTCGCGCGGCGCCGACGCCACCCTCGTCCTCACGCACAACAACGCCGCCAGGCTCGGCGGCCCCGTGGCCCGCGCGGCCGCTGCGGGCCTCCGCATCCGCGTCCACGCGCTGCCCTTGCCCGCCGAGGCCGCGGGGCTCACGGGCGGGCACGAGAGCGCCGACGACCTCCCCACTCGTGAGGATGCGGGGCTGttcgccgtcgccgtcgacctCCTCGCGCCGCTCTTCGCCGACCTCCTGCGCCGCCACCCCGCCAACGCCGTCGTGTTCGACGGCGTCCTCCCgtgggccgccaccgccgccgccgagctcggcaTTCCGCGGTACGCGTTCACCGGCACCGGCTGCTTCGCGCTCTCGGTGCAGCGGTCCCTGCTCCTCCACACCCCGCAGGAGAGGGTCGCGTCGCCCACGGAGCCGTTCCTCGTGCCGGGCCTCCCGGACGCGGTGCGGCTCACCAGGTCGAGGCTCGCCGAGGCGACGCTCCCCGGCGCGGACTCGCGGGAGTTCTTGAACCGCATGTTCGACATCGAGCGCGCCACGGCCGGCTGGGTCGTCAACTCGTTCGCCGACCTCGAGGCGAGGTACATGGAGCATTACGAGAAGGACACCGGGAAGCCGGTGTTCGCCGTCGGGCCGGTCTGCCTCGTCAACAGTGACGGCGACGACGTCCGGGAGCGCGGCCGCGGTGGGGACACTGGTGCCGCCGCGGAGGCCGCACGCATCCTGAGCTGGCTCGACACGAAGCCCGCGCGGTCGGTGGTATACGTCTGCTTCGGCAGCCTCACCCGGTTCCCGCGCGAGCAGGTGACGGAGCTCGGCATGGGCCTCGCGGACTCCGGCGCGAACTTCGTGTGGGTCGTCGGGGACAAGAACGATCCGCCGCTCCCCGACGTGGACGCCGCGGCGGGTGGCCGCGGGCTGGTGGTCAGGGGGTGGGCACCGCAGGTGGCGGTGCTGAGGCACGCGGCTGTTGGCGCGTTCGTGACACACTGCGGGTGGGGCGCGgtgaccgaggcggcggcggctggtgtcCCGGTGGTGACATGGCCGGTTTTCGCGGAGCAGTTCTACAACGAGGCGCTGGTGGTGGGCATCGCCGGCACGGGCGTCGGCGCCGGCGCGGAGAGGGGGTACGTGTGGGGAGGCGAGGAGCTGGGCGGGGTGGTGGTGGGCAGGGAGAAGGTGGCGGAGAGGGTCCGCGCGGCGATGGCCGACGAGGGGCTGCGACGGAAGGCAGGGGAGGTCGGGGAGAGCGCGCGGCGGGCCGTGGAAGTGGGAGGGTCTTCGTACGTGGCCGTTGGGGCGCTGCTGAATGATGtacggcgccggcgccggcacgGGGGTTGA